A window from Fragaria vesca subsp. vesca linkage group LG5, FraVesHawaii_1.0, whole genome shotgun sequence encodes these proteins:
- the LOC101302171 gene encoding RING-H2 finger protein ATL11-like — protein sequence MAAVMIVLVVVFFILGFLSVYTRQCAQTRLGGRADLARERMMNRGLDPAVIESFPAFLFSDVKGLHLGKDSLQCAVCLNDFQDDETLRLIPKCDHVFHPDCIDTWLISHSTCPVCRAYLVPKPGEEPYSALMELIEQEAGQLEPEDVAAEPKLPRDVSVRVVEDQIKEEEGTPKINLISVNDPANQRLPPRSRSTGFGPRSRSTGFGPPRSGSTGRRFAGMLFPRSQSTGHNLLVQPGENTEKFTLRLPEEVRARLMNMALTRAKSTSVFPRAGSVRQGYRSGSVRGGKNGIDRFEGSSRSNRWGFSMMPPFLSRSVRQQPGVDSDLAAQSAVAVPDSNKSPERVVIVVEEERSTDTLRQKGQV from the coding sequence ATGGCGGCTGTCATGATCGTACTTGTGGTCGTGTTTTTCATCTTGGGGTTTCTCTCCGTCTACACCCGCCAATGCGCTCAGACACGTCTCGGCGGACGCGCCGACCTCGCGCGTGAGCGCATGATGAACCGCGGTCTCGACCCTGCCGTCATCGAGAGTTTTCCCGCCTTCCTGTTCTCCGACGTGAAGGGGCTCCACCTCGGGAAAGACTCTCTCCAGTGCGCGGTGTGCTTGAACGACTTCCAGGACGACGAAACACTGCGTTTAATCCCCAAGTGCGACCATGTCTTCCACCCGGACTGCATCGACACGTGGCTCATTTCTCACTCGACCTGCCCGGTCTGCCGTGCCTATCTGGTTCCCAAGCCCGGAGAGGAGCCGTACAGCGCTCTTATGGAGCTTATCGAGCAGGAAGCGGGTCAACTCGAACCGGAAGACGTCGCTGCCGAACCGAAGTTGCCCCGAGACGTGTCGGTTCGTGTCGTTGAGGATCAGATTAAGGAGGAGGAAGGTACTCCAAAGATTAATTTGATTAGTGTTAATGATCCGGCCAATCAAAGGCTTCCACCAAGGTCGAGGTCGACCGGGTTTGGGCCGAGGTCGAGGTCCACGGGCTTTGGGCCTCCGAGGTCAGGGTCCACTGGACGACGATTTGCGGGAATGCTTTTCCCGCGATCGCAGTCCACCGGCCATAATTTGTTGGTCCAACCCGGTGAGAATACCGAGAAGTTTACTCTGCGGTTGCCTGAGGAGGTCCGAGCTAGGTTGATGAACATGGCCCTAACACGCGCCAAGAGTACCAGCGTGTTCCCTCGGGCGGGGAGTGTGAGGCAAGGTTATAGGAGTGGAAGTGTTCGTGGAGGGAAGAATGGTATTGATCGGTTTGAAGGAAGTTCGCGGTCGAACCGGTGGGGTTTCTCGATGATGCCGCCTTTTCTGTCTCGATCGGTTAGACAACAACCTGGAGTCGACAGTGACTTGGCAGCTCAATCAGCGGTTGCTGTGCCGGACTCGAATAAGTCACCGGAAAGGGTTGTAATTGTGGTCGAGGAAGAACGGTCGACTGATACGTTACGACAGAAAGGTCAAGTTTAA
- the LOC101302462 gene encoding putative clathrin assembly protein At4g40080-like, with the protein MDRKINFIDVLKDKASILRASFSINRHVSSIHVSILRATSHDPSSPPSEDRINDILELGKSSRLAACTCIDILMDRLHATQNAFVALKCLFTVHNIVSRGSLVFRDQISYHPSFGGRNFLNMAMFSDKSDMDTWEFSLWVRWYAAVVEQNMTAARVIGYYLNPPHKFAEYQTKTLPVLNNDLVNEIEALIEFVVRISDPPESLNLQRNNLVYEIVKAASEDYRAVQYEISVRVKETEERVERLCLSELTRVVDALRRLEDCKERLVLLFVNRKRNEGLWESVRKTSSELAETKAQREEKRLVVRTMSRNRGRDDMSESTQCWNPFLEPGQLLLLPSGRGGGGGWLGMGPSPIAV; encoded by the coding sequence ATGGACCGGAAGATCAACTTCATCGACGTTCTCAAAGACAAGGCCTCCATCCTCCGCGCCTCCTTCTCCATCAACCGCCATGTGTCATCCATCCACGTATCCATCCTCCGCGCCACTTCCCACGACCCGTCGTCGCCGCCGTCGGAGGATAGAATCAACGACATCCTCGAGCTAGGGAAGTCGTCGCGTCTCGCTGCGTGCACCTGCATTGACATCCTTATGGACCGCCTCCATGCCACCCAGAACGCTTTCGTCGCGCTGAAATGTCTGTTCACCGTACATAACATAGTGTCGAGAGGTTCGTTGGTTTTCAGGGACCAGATTTCTTATCATCCCAGTTTCGGAGGGCGTAACTTCTTGAACATGGCCATGTTCAGCGACAAATCGGATATGGACACGTGGGAGTTTTCGTTATGGGTGCGGTGGTACGCCGCCGTGGTGGAACAGAATATGACGGCGGCGAGGGTGATCGGTTATTACCTCAACCCGCCACACAAGTTTGCGGAATACCAAACAAAAACGCTGCCGGTGTTGAATAATGATCTGGTGAATGAGATTGAAGCGCTTATAGAATTTGTTGTGAGAATCTCCGACCCGCCGGAATCGTTGAACCTGCAGCGGAACAATTTGGTTTACGAGATCGTGAAGGCGGCGAGCGAGGATTACAGGGCGGTTCAGTATGAAATTTCGGTACGGGTTAAAGAAACGGAGGAAAGGGTGGAGAGACTGTGCCTGTCCGAGTTGACTCGGGTGGTGGACGCGCTGAGGAGGCTGGAGGATTGCAAGGAGAGGCTGGTGTTGCTGTTCGTGAACCGGAAGAGGAACGAGGGGTTGTGGGAGTCGGTTCGGAAAACGAGTTCGGAGCTGGCGGAGACGAAAGCGCAGAGAGAGGAGAAGAGGCTGGTAGTGAGGACCATGAGTAGGAACAGAGGGCGAGACGATATGAGCGAGTCGACTCAGTGCTGGAACCCGTTTCTTGAACCAGGGCAGTTGCTTCTGTTACCTTCGGGCCGCGGCGGAGGAGGAGGGTGGCTGGGGATGGGCCCCAGCCCAATAGCCGTTTGA
- the LOC101307496 gene encoding protein TRANSPARENT TESTA 12-like has translation MDKEEEVLILNQPLLEEPATRNTPPEDLQGKSLRLRVWIETKKLWRIVGPAIVARLASFSMNVITQAFAGHLGDNELAAFSIVNNVILGFSFGLLLGMASALETLCGQSFGAKRYSMLGIYLQRSWIVLFICCILITPVFIFASPILKLLGQTDEVSELSGIVSLWVLPLHFSYAFIFPLQRFLQSQLKNFVTLWMSLVVLVVHALISWIFVYVLDFGLVGAVVALDISWWLSVFMMLGYVTCGWCPLSWPGLSLEAFSGLWEFVKLSTASGVMLCLEFWYYRILIVMTGNLSDATIAVDALSICMTVNGWEFMIHLAFLAGVGVRVANELGAGNGQAAKFASKVAVAESSFISLFFCALIVALHDKFAYIFTSSADVLQAVDQLSYLLAVTILLNGIQPVISGIAIGSGWQAWVAYINLFCYYIVGLPLGIVLGFVADYDVLGMWSGMVLGGTLVQTVILAIITTRRDWENEALTAGRRVKKWSRPDNQEEGQQ, from the exons ATGGACAAGGAAGAAGAAGTTCTGATTCTTAACCAGCCCTTATTAGAAGAACCGGCGACCAGAAACACTCCACCTGAAGATCTACAAGGAAAGAGCCTTAGGTTAAGAGTTTGGATAGAAACCAAGAAACTATGGCGCATCGTGGGGCCCGCTATCGTGGCCCGGCTTGCCTCCTTCTCCATGAACGTCATTACTCAGGCCTTCGCTGGCCACCTCGGTGACAATGAGCTCGCTGCATTCTCCATCGTCAACAATGTCATCCTCGGCTTCTCATTTGGTCTTCTG TTGGGAATGGCAAGCGCGCTGGAGACTTTATGTGGCCAATCTTTTGGGGCCAAAAGGTACTCAATGCTTGGGATTTATCTCCAGAGATCGTGGATCGTGTTGTTCATATGCTGCATTCTGATAACACCGGTTTTTATTTTCGCTTCCCCGATTCTGAAACTATTGGGGCAGACAGATGAAGTGTCAGAGCTTTCAGGGATTGTGTCCCTTTGGGTTTTGCCATTGCATTTCAGCTATGCGTTTATTTTCCCGTTGCAAAGGTTCCTGCAGAGCCAGCTCAAGAACTTTGTGACTTTGTGGATGTCCTTGGTGGTTTTGGTGGTTCATGCCCTGATAAGCTGGATTTTTGTCTATGTTTTGGATTTTGGACTTGTGGGTGCCGTTGTGGCCTTGGATATTTCATGGTGGCTGTCGGTCTTCATGATGCTTGGGTATGTGACTTGTGGTTGGTGTCCGCTGAGTTGGCCTGGTCTGTCTCTTGAGGCTTTTTCTGGGCTCTGGGAATTTGTCAAACTTTCTACTGCTTCTGGCGTCATGCTCTG CTTAGAATTCTGGTATTACAGAATTTTAATAGTGATGACCGGAAACTTATCGGATGCGACTATTGCCGTTGATGCGTTGTCAATTTG CATGACTGTAAATGGGTGGGAGTTCATGATTCATTTAGCTTTCTTGGCTGGAGTCGG GGTAAGGGTAGCAAATGAGCTGGGAGCCGGAAATGGTCAGGCAGCAAAGTTTGCATCCAAGGTTGCAGTGGCCGAATCCAGCTTCATCTCCCTATTCTTTTGTGCACTCATTGTTGCGTTACATGACAAGTTCGCATACATCTTCACATCAAGTGCTGATGTCCTCCAAGCAGTTGATCAGTTGTCTTACCTCTTGGCTGTCACCATTTTACTTAACGGGATTCAACCCGTTATATCAG GAATAGCTATAGGCTCAGGATGGCAAGCATGGGTGGCATACATAAATCTTTTCTGCTATTACATTGTTGGGCTCCCACTTGGAATAGTTTTGGGATTCGTTGCCGATTATGATGTTTTG GGTATGTGGTCTGGGATGGTCCTTGGTGGTACTTTGGTACAAACTGTAATTTTGGCTATCATCACAACACGTCGTGATTGGGAAAATGAG GCACTGACTGCTGGCCGGCGAGTGAAGAAGTGGTCTAGACCAGATAATCAAGAAGAGGGACAGCAATGA